In Nocardioides faecalis, the following proteins share a genomic window:
- a CDS encoding ABC transporter ATP-binding protein: MSAVLRMRDVTRVHGTGAGEVQALRGISFAAHAGELVAVMGPSGSGKSTLLTIAGGLDQPTSGAVEVEGTDLVGLDLGGRARMRRTSIGYVFQGFNLIPALTAVENVALPRELDGIGARQARSEARTALAEVGIGHLADRFPDDMSGGQQQRVAIARAVVGERRLILADEPTGALDSETGEEILRLLRARCDAGAAGVLVTHEARHAAWADRVVFLRDGTVVDETGTGGVDLLTETSAR, translated from the coding sequence ATGAGTGCTGTGCTGCGGATGCGCGACGTGACCCGGGTGCACGGCACCGGCGCCGGCGAGGTGCAGGCGCTGCGTGGCATCTCGTTCGCCGCCCACGCCGGCGAGCTGGTCGCCGTCATGGGGCCCTCGGGCTCCGGCAAGTCCACCCTGCTGACGATCGCCGGCGGCCTGGACCAGCCCACGTCGGGTGCGGTCGAGGTCGAGGGCACCGACCTGGTCGGCCTCGACCTGGGCGGCCGGGCCCGGATGCGTCGTACCTCGATCGGCTACGTCTTCCAGGGCTTCAACCTGATCCCGGCGCTGACCGCGGTGGAGAACGTGGCGCTGCCGCGCGAGCTCGACGGCATCGGCGCCAGGCAGGCGCGGAGCGAGGCGCGCACCGCGCTGGCCGAGGTCGGCATCGGCCACCTCGCCGACCGGTTCCCCGACGACATGTCGGGCGGGCAGCAGCAGCGGGTCGCGATCGCTCGGGCCGTGGTGGGGGAGCGCCGGCTGATCCTGGCCGACGAGCCCACCGGGGCGCTGGACTCCGAGACCGGCGAGGAGATCCTGCGGCTGCTGCGCGCGCGCTGCGACGCGGGCGCCGCCGGCGTGCTCGTCACCCACGAGGCCCGGCACGCCGCCTGGGCGGACCGGGTGGTCTTCCTGCGCGACGGCACCGTCGTCGACGAGACCGGCACCGGCGGCGTCGACCTGCTCACCGAGACCTCCGCCCGGTGA
- a CDS encoding CoA-acylating methylmalonate-semialdehyde dehydrogenase: MTDTPSATATDLPVLDHWIAGSNDPGASTRTAPVHDPALGQVTKQVRLASTDDVDRAVGVARSAFATWGQTSIARRQQVMFSFRELLNARKDELAQILTSEHGKVLSDAAGEVARGLEVVEFACAMPQLAKGAFSQNVSTEVDVYSVKEPLGVVGIISPFNFPAMVPMWFFPIAIATGNTVVLKPSEKDPSVANWMAELLKEAGLPDGVFNVVHGDKEAVDALLAHPDVASISFVGSTPIARYVYETATAHGKRVQALGGAKNHMLVLPDADLDLVADSAVNAGFGSAGERCMAVSVVVAVEPIADELIAKIRDRMGKLVIGDGRRACDMGPLITREHRDKVAGYLDVAATDGAEVVVDGRDVSVDGASEGFWLGPTLIDKVPTDSTVYTDEIFGPVLSVVRVASYADGVALINAGPYGNGTAIFTNDGGAARRFQREVEVGMIGINVPIPVPVAYHSFGGWKASLFGDAKAYGPQGVEFFTREKAITSRWLDPSHGGLNLGFPQNT; the protein is encoded by the coding sequence ATGACCGACACCCCCAGCGCCACCGCCACCGACCTGCCCGTGCTCGACCACTGGATCGCCGGCAGCAACGACCCCGGCGCCTCCACCCGCACCGCCCCGGTGCACGACCCGGCCCTGGGCCAGGTCACCAAGCAGGTCCGGCTGGCGAGCACCGACGACGTCGACCGTGCCGTCGGCGTCGCCCGCTCGGCGTTCGCGACCTGGGGGCAGACCTCGATCGCGCGCCGCCAGCAGGTGATGTTCTCCTTCCGCGAGCTGCTGAACGCCCGCAAGGACGAGCTGGCCCAGATCCTCACCTCCGAGCACGGCAAGGTGCTCTCCGACGCTGCCGGGGAGGTGGCCCGCGGCCTGGAGGTCGTGGAGTTCGCCTGCGCGATGCCACAGCTGGCGAAGGGCGCGTTCAGTCAGAACGTCTCCACCGAGGTCGACGTCTACTCCGTCAAGGAGCCGCTCGGGGTGGTGGGGATCATCAGCCCGTTCAACTTCCCGGCGATGGTGCCGATGTGGTTCTTCCCGATCGCGATCGCCACCGGCAACACCGTGGTGCTCAAGCCGAGCGAGAAGGACCCGAGCGTCGCGAACTGGATGGCCGAGCTGCTCAAGGAGGCCGGTCTGCCCGACGGGGTGTTCAACGTCGTGCACGGCGACAAGGAGGCCGTCGACGCGCTGCTCGCCCACCCCGACGTCGCGTCGATCTCGTTCGTCGGCTCCACCCCGATCGCGCGGTACGTCTACGAGACCGCGACCGCGCACGGCAAGCGGGTCCAGGCGCTCGGCGGGGCGAAGAACCACATGCTGGTGCTGCCCGACGCCGACCTGGACCTGGTCGCCGACTCCGCGGTCAACGCCGGCTTCGGCTCCGCCGGCGAGCGGTGCATGGCCGTGTCCGTGGTGGTCGCCGTCGAGCCGATCGCCGACGAGCTGATCGCCAAGATCCGCGACCGGATGGGCAAGCTGGTCATCGGCGATGGCCGCCGGGCCTGCGACATGGGTCCGCTGATCACCCGCGAGCACCGGGACAAGGTGGCCGGCTACCTCGACGTCGCCGCCACCGACGGCGCGGAGGTCGTCGTGGACGGTCGCGACGTTTCCGTGGACGGCGCCAGCGAGGGGTTCTGGCTCGGTCCCACGCTGATCGACAAGGTGCCGACCGACTCCACCGTCTACACCGACGAGATCTTCGGGCCCGTGCTGTCGGTGGTGCGGGTGGCGTCGTACGCCGACGGGGTGGCGCTGATCAACGCCGGGCCCTACGGCAACGGCACCGCGATCTTCACCAACGACGGCGGCGCTGCCCGCCGCTTCCAGCGCGAGGTCGAGGTCGGCATGATCGGCATCAACGTGCCGATCCCGGTCCCGGTCGCCTACCACTCCTTCGGCGGCTGGAAGGCCTCGCTGTTCGGCGACGCGAAGGCCTACGGCCCCCAGGGCGTGGAGTTCTTCACCCGGGAGAAGGCGATCACCTCCCGCTGGCTCGACCCCTCCCACGGCGGGCTGAACCTGGGGTTCCCGCAGAACACCTGA
- a CDS encoding PadR family transcriptional regulator, whose protein sequence is MSVKHALLALLEEQPMYGYQLRSEFEQRTGTTWPLNVGQVYTTLSRLERDGLALADGEDAEGHVIYRITDSGRDEVAAWFTTPVARTQPPRDELAIKLALAVTVPGVDVGTVIQQQRGATMAALQDYTRLKRQVGDGAGLAGDPADLAWSLVLDSLVFAAEAEIRWLDHCEARLRRAAVEQQALDVAAAPAPPTPAAAGPVLEAAAKRKRGRR, encoded by the coding sequence ATGTCCGTGAAGCACGCCCTCCTCGCCCTGCTGGAGGAGCAGCCGATGTACGGCTACCAGCTGCGCTCCGAGTTCGAGCAGCGCACCGGCACCACGTGGCCGCTCAACGTCGGGCAGGTCTACACCACCCTGAGCCGGCTCGAGCGCGACGGACTGGCGCTCGCCGACGGCGAGGACGCCGAGGGCCACGTCATCTACCGGATCACCGACTCCGGTCGCGACGAGGTCGCCGCCTGGTTCACCACCCCGGTCGCCCGCACCCAGCCGCCGCGCGACGAGCTCGCGATCAAGCTCGCCCTCGCGGTCACCGTGCCCGGCGTCGACGTCGGCACCGTCATCCAGCAGCAGCGCGGCGCCACCATGGCCGCCCTGCAGGACTACACCCGGCTCAAGCGGCAGGTCGGCGACGGTGCCGGCCTCGCCGGCGACCCGGCCGACCTCGCCTGGAGCCTGGTGCTCGACTCCCTCGTCTTCGCCGCGGAGGCGGAGATCCGCTGGCTCGACCACTGCGAGGCCCGGCTGCGCCGGGCGGCCGTCGAGCAGCAGGCGCTCGACGTCGCCGCGGCCCCCGCCCCGCCCACGCCGGCCGCCGCCGGGCCGGTGCTCGAGGCGGCGGCGAAGCGCAAGCGGGGCCGGCGATGA
- a CDS encoding GGDEF domain-containing protein, which produces MTTGHRLVRNHGRRDDDAPMLPFATATMYLSSAAMLGVGIATWSPGKNPRWLIVVLALVALGLAIAVVALRKRFTRRHALVLVTVQVGAICWLTDHTHVDLAAVMNGAVLPIIGAFCAWFLHPRWGRAVVYGGTAVWLALIAERGEALLVGFALSIALQTVLTAEAFAVVHRRVDRLTRIDPLTLLPNRRDIIAHAEREFERAQRRGEPFTLVMIDIDGLRDVNNNRGHSAGDDMIRDLAAHWRSRLDRQQRIGRIGGDEFVLVLPGVPEDGARALVARLVQDSPSPWSAGVASARPGEPIDQLADRADQDMYAAKHARSGAHPHSHGGRGPDEAARAPGATTEPVDGTADPAGAAGPGDTPAVVALRRGLRARQAW; this is translated from the coding sequence ATGACCACCGGCCACCGCCTCGTACGGAACCACGGCCGTCGTGACGACGACGCCCCGATGCTGCCGTTCGCGACCGCGACCATGTACCTCAGCAGCGCCGCGATGCTGGGCGTCGGCATCGCGACCTGGAGCCCCGGCAAGAACCCGCGCTGGCTGATCGTGGTGCTCGCCCTCGTCGCCCTCGGCCTAGCGATCGCCGTGGTCGCGCTGCGCAAGCGGTTCACCCGCCGCCACGCCCTGGTCCTGGTGACGGTGCAGGTCGGTGCCATCTGCTGGCTGACCGACCACACGCACGTCGACCTGGCCGCGGTCATGAACGGCGCGGTGCTGCCGATCATCGGCGCGTTCTGCGCCTGGTTCCTGCACCCGCGGTGGGGACGCGCCGTGGTGTACGGCGGCACCGCCGTCTGGCTGGCGCTGATCGCCGAGCGCGGCGAGGCCCTGCTCGTCGGGTTCGCGCTCTCCATCGCCCTGCAGACCGTGCTGACCGCCGAGGCCTTCGCGGTCGTGCACCGCCGGGTCGACCGGCTCACCCGCATCGACCCGCTCACCCTGCTGCCCAACCGTCGCGACATCATCGCCCACGCCGAGCGCGAGTTCGAGCGGGCTCAGCGCCGGGGCGAGCCGTTCACATTGGTGATGATCGACATCGACGGGCTGCGCGATGTCAACAACAACCGCGGGCACAGCGCCGGCGACGACATGATCCGGGACCTGGCCGCGCATTGGCGCTCGCGGCTGGACCGGCAGCAGCGCATCGGCCGGATCGGCGGTGACGAGTTCGTCCTCGTGCTGCCCGGCGTGCCCGAGGACGGTGCCCGCGCACTCGTGGCGCGCCTCGTGCAGGACTCTCCGTCCCCGTGGTCCGCGGGTGTGGCCAGCGCCCGTCCCGGCGAGCCGATCGACCAGCTCGCCGACCGGGCCGACCAGGACATGTACGCCGCCAAGCACGCCCGCTCCGGTGCGCACCCCCACTCACACGGCGGGCGCGGGCCCGATGAGGCGGCGCGGGCACCGGGCGCGACAACAGAGCCGGTGGACGGGACAGCGGACCCGGCGGGCGCGGCCGGCCCCGGCGACACCCCGGCGGTCGTGGCGTTGCGCCGCGGCCTGCGGGCGCGTCAGGCCTGGTGA
- a CDS encoding SDR family oxidoreductase, whose amino-acid sequence MTKTILITGASSGLGAEMARQFAARGHDLALAARRTERLAELRSEILAAHPDRRVAVHPIDVTDPDAVFAGFGALREELGRLDRVVVNAGLGKGAKLGTGRFDANLETAMTNFVGALAQTEAAMEVFRAQEAGHLVMVSSMSALRGMPSSMTTYAATKAGVAHLAEGLRTELHGTRLADKIKVTVLYPGYIRSEMNAQVEQSTPLMASTEKGVAAMVAAIEKEVGSAHVPPLPWAALAPVMRHAPLGVLKKMI is encoded by the coding sequence ATGACCAAGACCATCCTGATCACGGGCGCCTCCAGCGGGCTGGGCGCGGAGATGGCCCGGCAGTTCGCCGCCCGCGGCCACGACCTGGCGCTCGCGGCACGTCGTACCGAGCGGCTGGCGGAGCTGCGCAGCGAGATCCTCGCCGCCCACCCGGACCGCCGCGTCGCGGTGCACCCGATCGACGTGACCGACCCCGACGCGGTGTTCGCCGGGTTCGGTGCGCTGCGCGAGGAGCTCGGCCGGCTCGACCGGGTCGTCGTCAACGCCGGCCTCGGCAAGGGCGCGAAGCTCGGCACCGGCCGCTTCGACGCCAACCTGGAGACCGCGATGACCAACTTCGTCGGCGCGCTGGCGCAGACCGAGGCCGCGATGGAGGTCTTCCGCGCCCAGGAGGCCGGCCACCTGGTGATGGTCTCCTCGATGTCGGCGCTGCGCGGGATGCCGTCGTCGATGACGACGTACGCCGCCACCAAGGCCGGTGTCGCGCATCTCGCCGAGGGCCTGCGCACCGAGCTGCACGGCACCCGGCTCGCGGACAAGATCAAGGTGACGGTGCTCTACCCCGGCTACATCCGCTCGGAGATGAACGCCCAGGTCGAGCAGTCCACGCCGCTGATGGCCTCCACCGAGAAGGGCGTGGCCGCGATGGTCGCGGCCATCGAGAAGGAGGTCGGCTCCGCACACGTGCCGCCGCTGCCGTGGGCCGCGCTCGCCCCCGTGATGCGCCACGCCCCGCTCGGGGTGCTGAAGAAGATGATCTGA